In Limnobaculum parvum, one DNA window encodes the following:
- the rpsP gene encoding 30S ribosomal protein S16: MVTIRLARGGAKKRPFYQVVVTDSRNARDGRFIERVGFFNPVATGQAERLRLDLDRINHWTGLGATVSDRVATLIKDANKAA; the protein is encoded by the coding sequence ATGGTAACAATTCGTTTAGCTCGTGGCGGCGCAAAAAAGCGTCCGTTTTATCAAGTTGTTGTGACCGACAGTCGTAATGCACGTGACGGTCGCTTCATCGAACGCGTAGGCTTCTTCAACCCGGTTGCAACCGGTCAAGCAGAACGTCTGCGTTTAGATCTGGACCGTATCAATCATTGGACTGGTCTGGGTGCAACCGTTTCTGATCGCGTAGCTACGCTGATCAAAGACGCAAACAAAGCAGCATAA
- a CDS encoding CNNM domain-containing protein produces MDDVSTGTLIIILIVMVLISAYFSASETGMMTLNRYRLRHLASKGNHQARRVEKLLQRPDRLISLVLIGNNLVNILASSLATVIGIRLYGNLGVAIATGILTFVILVFAEVLPKTVAALYPERVAFPSSLLLKPLQKIMAPLVWLLNGITRLIMHLFGLRSDVKGSDAVSKDELRTIVNASNPLISHRYQSMLLSVLDLEVVNVDDIMVPRHEIVGINVNDEWKDILKQLTHSPHGRIVLYRDSLDDAIGMLRVREAYRLMMEKNEFNKETMLRAADKIYFIPEGTPLNVQLVKFQRNREKVGIIVDEYGDIQGLVSVEDILEEIVGDFTTSMSPSLAEEVIPQADGSVYIDGSASIRELNKAFGWHLPTSTAKTINGLLLEHFEDIPEIGTHVDFKNYSVDIIEVNNNMIKQVLIRPLNDEPLAKSLKKK; encoded by the coding sequence GTGGACGACGTATCAACCGGCACCCTAATTATTATTTTGATTGTTATGGTGCTAATTTCAGCCTATTTCTCAGCTTCGGAAACGGGGATGATGACGCTGAACCGCTACCGGCTCCGCCACCTTGCCAGCAAAGGCAACCATCAGGCACGACGCGTAGAAAAACTGCTGCAGCGCCCGGATCGTTTAATTAGTCTGGTTTTAATTGGCAATAATCTGGTTAATATTCTGGCCTCCTCTCTGGCTACCGTTATCGGTATCCGTCTGTATGGCAACCTTGGTGTCGCCATTGCCACCGGTATTCTGACCTTTGTCATCTTGGTGTTCGCAGAAGTTTTGCCGAAAACCGTTGCGGCCCTTTACCCTGAGCGCGTTGCATTTCCCAGCAGTTTGTTACTAAAACCACTGCAAAAAATCATGGCACCGTTGGTTTGGTTACTGAATGGTATAACTCGCCTGATTATGCATCTGTTTGGTTTGCGCTCTGACGTTAAAGGCAGTGATGCGGTCAGTAAAGATGAGCTGCGGACTATTGTAAACGCCTCAAATCCGCTGATTTCCCATCGTTACCAAAGCATGTTGTTATCCGTATTGGATTTAGAAGTCGTTAACGTGGATGACATTATGGTTCCACGCCATGAGATTGTAGGCATCAACGTAAACGATGAATGGAAGGATATTCTTAAGCAGCTAACCCACTCTCCCCACGGTCGTATTGTGTTGTATCGTGACTCACTAGATGACGCCATTGGTATGTTGCGGGTTCGTGAAGCTTATCGTCTGATGATGGAAAAAAATGAGTTCAATAAAGAGACGATGCTACGTGCTGCGGACAAAATCTACTTTATTCCAGAAGGGACTCCACTGAACGTACAATTAGTCAAATTTCAACGCAATCGGGAAAAGGTCGGCATCATCGTCGATGAATATGGCGATATTCAGGGGCTGGTTAGTGTAGAAGACATTCTTGAAGAAATCGTAGGTGACTTCACTACCTCCATGTCTCCTTCACTAGCGGAAGAAGTGATACCTCAAGCAGATGGCTCCGTTTACATTGACGGTAGTGCTAGTATCCGCGAACTGAATAAAGCCTTCGGCTGGCACTTACCAACCTCCACAGCCAAGACCATTAATGGATTACTGCTGGAACATTTTGAAGATATTCCAGAGATAGGTACCCACGTTGACTTCAAAAACTATTCTGTCGATATTATCGAAGTGAATAACAATATGATTAAGCAGGTGCTGATTCGCCCACTCAATGATGAACCGCTGGCGAAGAGCCTAAAAAAGAAATAA
- the trmD gene encoding tRNA (guanosine(37)-N1)-methyltransferase TrmD, giving the protein MWIGVISLFPEMFRAITDYGVTGRAVKNGLLSVTCWSPRDFTHDRHRTVDERPYGGGPGMLMMVQPLRDAIHAAKAAAGEGVKVIYLSPQGRKLDQQGVCELATNQKLILICGRYEGVDERVIQTEVDEEWSIGDYVLSGGELPAMTLIDSVSRFIPGVLGHQMSAEEDSFADGLLDCPHYTRPEVLDGMEVPAVLLSGNHEHIRLWRMKQSLGRTWLRRPELLKSLALTDEQAMLLKQFQQEHQQQD; this is encoded by the coding sequence ATGTGGATTGGTGTAATTAGCCTGTTCCCCGAAATGTTCCGCGCGATTACTGATTATGGGGTAACCGGCCGAGCAGTAAAAAATGGCCTGCTGAGTGTAACCTGCTGGAGTCCACGAGACTTCACACACGATCGGCATCGTACCGTGGACGAGCGACCTTATGGCGGCGGACCGGGAATGTTGATGATGGTTCAGCCCTTACGGGATGCAATACACGCAGCAAAAGCAGCGGCAGGCGAAGGGGTGAAAGTGATTTATCTTTCACCACAGGGTCGCAAACTGGACCAACAGGGTGTTTGCGAGCTGGCAACGAATCAGAAGCTGATTTTGATTTGTGGTCGGTACGAAGGCGTGGATGAGCGCGTAATACAAACCGAAGTCGATGAAGAATGGTCTATCGGTGATTATGTACTCAGTGGCGGCGAGCTTCCCGCGATGACATTGATCGATTCAGTTTCCCGATTTATACCGGGAGTGCTGGGGCATCAAATGTCAGCGGAAGAGGATTCGTTTGCCGACGGTTTGTTGGACTGTCCGCACTATACCCGACCTGAGGTGTTAGATGGCATGGAAGTACCGGCAGTATTATTATCGGGCAACCATGAACATATTCGTCTTTGGCGCATGAAACAGTCGCTGGGTCGAACCTGGCTTAGAAGACCTGAGCTTCTAAAAAGCCTAGCTCTGACTGATGAGCAAGCAATGCTGTTAAAACAGTTCCAACAGGAACATCAACAGCAAGACTAA
- a CDS encoding cytochrome C assembly family protein — protein sequence MPVFAILSLIAYLTSLGLIIPSLLRKKGIHRRWTLISATIAIVFHGIALQQRIFDVDYGQNLSLLNIASGASLLISAIMTFVASKDRGWILLPIVYSFSVINLALASFTPWEFITHLEDSPSLLVHIVLALFSYATLIIAALYAIQIAWIDYRLKNKKLTFSPDMPPLLSIERKCFHITQVGVILLTLTLLSGVLYLDNLLGQENVHKTTLSTIAWLVYLVLLWGHYTKGWRGRKVVWFSLSGAFLLTMGYFGSRLIQELLVR from the coding sequence ATGCCTGTCTTCGCCATATTATCACTGATCGCATATCTGACCAGTCTTGGATTGATTATCCCCAGCCTGTTAAGAAAAAAAGGCATTCATCGTCGCTGGACGTTGATATCGGCCACTATTGCGATCGTTTTTCACGGAATCGCTCTTCAACAGCGTATTTTTGATGTCGACTATGGCCAAAATCTAAGTTTGCTTAATATCGCCTCTGGAGCCAGCCTGCTGATCAGCGCCATCATGACATTTGTGGCTTCTAAGGATCGCGGTTGGATACTGCTTCCCATTGTTTATAGTTTTTCCGTCATTAATCTGGCATTAGCTAGCTTTACTCCTTGGGAATTTATTACCCATCTGGAAGATAGCCCATCACTGTTGGTGCACATTGTTTTAGCCTTGTTCTCTTATGCTACACTGATTATTGCAGCACTCTATGCTATTCAAATTGCTTGGATTGATTATCGGCTGAAAAATAAAAAGTTAACGTTCAGCCCGGATATGCCACCACTGTTGTCGATTGAGCGTAAGTGTTTTCATATCACTCAGGTTGGTGTGATTCTACTTACTCTCACATTACTGAGTGGCGTACTTTATCTGGACAATCTGCTTGGTCAGGAAAATGTGCATAAAACTACGCTATCTACCATCGCATGGCTGGTTTATCTGGTATTACTCTGGGGTCACTACACTAAAGGCTGGCGCGGTCGTAAAGTGGTATGGTTTAGCTTGAGTGGCGCATTTTTACTGACTATGGGCTATTTTGGCAGCCGACTGATTCAGGAACTTTTGGTTCGTTGA
- the bamD gene encoding outer membrane protein assembly factor BamD, protein MMRMKYLVASAILSLTLAGCSSDTVPDNPPSEMYATAQEKLQSGNFRGAITELEALDNRYPFGPYSQQVQLDLIYAYYKADELPMAQATIDRFTRLNPTHPNIDYVMYMRGLTDMAFDGNTVQNFFGIDRSDRDPQHARAAFRDFTQVVQNFPQSAYAADAQKRLVALHNRLASYELSVAQYYTKRGAFVAVVNRVEQMLHDYPDSEATRNALPLMENAYRQLNLASQADKVKKIIETNEIKD, encoded by the coding sequence ATGATGCGTATGAAATATTTAGTGGCCTCTGCCATATTGAGCCTGACGTTGGCAGGTTGCTCATCGGACACTGTCCCCGATAATCCGCCATCGGAAATGTATGCCACCGCGCAAGAAAAACTACAAAGCGGCAACTTCCGGGGCGCCATCACTGAACTGGAAGCACTTGATAATCGCTATCCGTTTGGTCCTTATTCACAGCAAGTGCAACTGGATCTGATCTACGCTTATTATAAAGCAGATGAGCTACCAATGGCACAAGCCACTATTGATCGCTTTACTCGTTTAAACCCTACGCACCCTAACATTGATTATGTTATGTATATGCGCGGCTTAACCGATATGGCGTTCGACGGTAATACCGTACAAAATTTCTTTGGTATTGACCGTTCGGATCGCGATCCGCAACATGCCCGCGCCGCATTCCGCGACTTTACTCAGGTAGTGCAAAACTTCCCACAAAGCGCCTATGCCGCTGATGCTCAAAAACGCTTAGTCGCGTTACACAACCGTCTGGCTAGCTACGAGCTTTCCGTTGCGCAATATTACACTAAGCGCGGCGCTTTTGTTGCAGTAGTTAACCGTGTTGAGCAAATGCTGCATGATTATCCTGATTCTGAAGCAACACGCAATGCATTACCGTTAATGGAAAATGCTTATCGGCAGCTAAATCTGGCGTCTCAGGCGGATAAAGTCAAAAAGATTATCGAAACTAACGAAATCAAAGACTGA
- the rimM gene encoding ribosome maturation factor RimM (Essential for efficient processing of 16S rRNA) translates to MSKLLNPIVLGKLGSTYGIRGWLRVFSSTEQSESIFDYQPWYIQRAGEWRVIELEGWKRHNQDLIIKLKGVDDREVANSLTNCEIAVEAGQLPPLEEGDYYWKDLMGCQVVTTSGYELGKVIDMMETGSNDVLVVRANLKDAFGAKERLIPFLDGQVIKKIDLTAQLITVDWDPGF, encoded by the coding sequence ATGAGCAAACTACTAAATCCGATAGTTCTCGGGAAACTGGGTTCTACATATGGCATCCGGGGTTGGCTCAGAGTGTTCTCATCCACCGAGCAGTCTGAAAGCATTTTTGATTATCAGCCGTGGTATATCCAGCGGGCTGGTGAATGGCGGGTTATCGAGCTGGAAGGCTGGAAACGCCACAATCAGGATTTGATCATCAAGCTGAAAGGCGTTGACGATCGTGAAGTTGCCAACAGTTTGACCAATTGTGAAATTGCCGTTGAAGCTGGGCAACTGCCTCCACTGGAAGAGGGGGATTACTACTGGAAAGACCTTATGGGCTGTCAGGTAGTAACAACTTCTGGTTACGAACTGGGTAAAGTCATTGACATGATGGAAACCGGTTCGAATGACGTTTTAGTGGTTAGAGCAAATCTGAAAGATGCTTTTGGTGCCAAGGAACGTTTAATCCCGTTCCTGGATGGACAAGTTATCAAAAAAATCGATCTCACTGCTCAATTAATTACAGTTGATTGGGATCCTGGTTTCTAA
- the rluD gene encoding 23S rRNA pseudouridine(1911/1915/1917) synthase RluD, which translates to MSQQVQLTATVAESQLGQRLDQALAELFPDYSRSRIKEWILEERVSVNGQIITKPKEKVLGGECIAIDALIEEEVRWESQDIALNIVYEDDDIIVINKPRDFVVHPGAGNPDGTVLNALLHHYPQIADVPRAGIVHRLDKDTTGLMVVAKTVPAQTRLVEALQAREITREYEAVAIGTMAGGGTVDAAIARHPTKRTHMSVYPMGKPAVTHYRIMEHFRAHTRLRLRLETGRTHQIRVHMAHITHPLVGDPLYGGRPRLPKGASEAFIQQLRSFDRQALHAIMLRLHHPITGELMEWHAPLPEDMVQLIAALRADTELFKDELNW; encoded by the coding sequence ATGTCACAGCAAGTACAACTCACAGCAACAGTTGCCGAGTCACAACTCGGACAACGATTAGATCAGGCTTTGGCCGAATTGTTCCCTGATTATTCACGTTCTCGCATAAAAGAATGGATTTTGGAAGAGCGTGTATCAGTAAACGGTCAAATAATCACTAAACCTAAAGAAAAAGTTTTGGGTGGAGAGTGTATCGCAATTGATGCGCTGATCGAAGAAGAAGTACGTTGGGAATCGCAAGATATTGCATTAAACATTGTTTATGAAGATGACGATATTATCGTTATCAATAAACCAAGAGATTTTGTAGTCCATCCGGGAGCCGGTAATCCTGATGGTACGGTGTTAAATGCCTTGTTACATCATTATCCTCAGATTGCCGATGTGCCGCGCGCCGGTATTGTTCATCGTCTGGATAAAGACACGACAGGCTTAATGGTGGTAGCAAAAACAGTACCTGCCCAGACACGGCTGGTGGAAGCGTTGCAGGCCAGAGAAATTACCCGCGAATATGAAGCCGTGGCGATCGGTACTATGGCCGGTGGCGGCACGGTAGATGCGGCGATTGCACGTCATCCAACCAAACGTACTCATATGTCCGTTTATCCAATGGGGAAGCCAGCGGTAACACATTACCGGATTATGGAGCACTTTCGCGCTCACACTCGGCTACGTCTACGTCTGGAAACAGGCCGAACTCACCAGATCCGTGTGCATATGGCGCATATTACTCACCCATTGGTGGGGGATCCGCTGTATGGTGGTCGTCCTCGTCTACCGAAGGGCGCATCCGAGGCATTTATACAGCAACTACGATCTTTCGACCGTCAGGCACTGCACGCCATCATGTTACGCTTGCATCATCCCATTACCGGTGAACTGATGGAATGGCATGCGCCATTGCCGGAAGATATGGTACAACTGATAGCTGCACTACGTGCCGATACTGAACTGTTTAAAGATGAGCTGAACTGGTAA
- a CDS encoding OB-fold protein, which translates to MKKVLKWIVIIFVALMVIGFFAGKNKESSTGSNVGTSTPSTESPKPVAQAEVKPEIYKTTAKALFNDYEENEVAVDEKMKGKLIEVKGVVQAIDKDFLDNIIINLRTSNEFMPARMTMDSSSKSVALNLKKGQTVVITCEKMSRLVGSPSGRDCIFNQ; encoded by the coding sequence ATGAAGAAGGTTTTAAAATGGATTGTTATTATATTTGTTGCTTTAATGGTAATCGGATTTTTTGCTGGTAAAAATAAAGAATCAAGTACTGGAAGTAATGTTGGTACCTCAACACCTTCAACTGAGTCGCCAAAACCAGTAGCTCAGGCAGAAGTAAAACCAGAGATATATAAGACAACAGCCAAAGCATTATTTAATGATTATGAAGAAAATGAAGTTGCAGTAGATGAAAAAATGAAAGGCAAACTAATTGAAGTTAAGGGTGTCGTTCAAGCTATTGATAAAGACTTTCTTGATAACATTATTATTAATTTGCGTACATCAAATGAATTCATGCCAGCACGTATGACTATGGATAGCAGTAGTAAAAGCGTAGCGTTGAATTTGAAGAAAGGCCAAACTGTCGTCATCACTTGTGAAAAAATGTCTCGTCTGGTGGGCTCGCCTTCAGGTAGGGATTGTATTTTTAATCAGTAA
- the rplS gene encoding 50S ribosomal protein L19, which yields MSNIIKQIEQEQMKKDVPAFRPGDSVEVKVWVVEGSKKRLQAFEGVVIAIRNRGLHSAFTVRKISNGEGVERVFQTHSPVIDSIAVKRRGAVRQAKLYYLRERAGKSARIKERLGSKA from the coding sequence ATGAGCAACATTATTAAGCAAATTGAACAAGAACAGATGAAAAAGGACGTACCTGCATTCCGTCCGGGTGATTCCGTGGAAGTCAAGGTATGGGTCGTTGAAGGTAGTAAGAAACGTCTGCAGGCATTCGAGGGCGTGGTTATCGCTATTCGTAACCGCGGTCTGCATTCTGCGTTCACTGTTCGTAAAATTTCCAACGGCGAAGGTGTAGAGCGTGTATTCCAGACTCACTCACCTGTTATTGACAGCATTGCTGTTAAACGTCGTGGTGCCGTTCGTCAGGCTAAACTGTACTATCTGCGTGAGCGCGCTGGTAAGTCTGCTCGTATCAAAGAGCGTCTTGGTAGTAAAGCTTAA
- a CDS encoding pyridoxal phosphate-dependent aminotransferase, producing MDRRTLLKSSGLLLGGLTFGNLATGVARASQDHQTASTAKILPTPTKDQPLLLNFNENSLGMSPKAQQAVVNALPQAFRYPDAAREQLIEKIAESHKLQSKNISLGNGSSESIQAVVQMAIYQAQKAGQKVQVIVPDPTFNYAELYAKALGVAVIKVPLNDKLAFDIEAMKKVANEFPGLSIVYLCNPNNPTATITPADQIDPWIKAASERTLFLLDEAYAEFVTDPRFQSGIELVLKQHKNVVVTRTFSKIYALAGLRIGYAVAHEEIIAQVEDFISLDNTNAAGAVAALASLDDKTFLTISKTSVETARKIVTNALDELGLEYLPSQANFIFHKVPGEVKTYQDRMKEYHVFVGREFPPAKGWNRLTLGTPEEMTTFVSILKEFRSKGWI from the coding sequence ATGGATAGACGTACACTATTAAAATCATCAGGATTACTGCTGGGTGGATTAACCTTTGGAAATTTAGCCACCGGTGTTGCCAGAGCCAGTCAGGATCATCAAACTGCCAGTACTGCAAAAATTTTACCGACACCTACCAAAGACCAACCACTGTTGCTTAACTTTAATGAGAACTCCCTAGGGATGTCCCCTAAGGCACAGCAAGCGGTGGTTAATGCCTTACCTCAAGCCTTCCGCTACCCGGATGCCGCCAGAGAGCAATTAATTGAAAAAATAGCTGAGAGCCACAAACTACAATCAAAAAATATCTCATTAGGTAATGGCTCATCAGAATCCATTCAGGCTGTGGTTCAAATGGCTATTTATCAGGCCCAAAAAGCGGGTCAGAAGGTTCAGGTTATTGTTCCTGATCCTACCTTCAACTACGCTGAACTGTATGCCAAAGCGCTTGGCGTTGCGGTTATCAAGGTACCATTGAATGATAAGCTGGCGTTTGATATTGAGGCAATGAAGAAGGTCGCCAATGAATTCCCCGGCTTATCCATTGTATATCTGTGTAATCCAAATAACCCAACGGCAACCATTACGCCGGCTGACCAAATAGATCCTTGGATTAAAGCAGCATCAGAACGCACTTTGTTCCTGTTGGATGAAGCCTATGCGGAGTTCGTCACCGATCCGCGTTTTCAAAGCGGCATCGAGCTGGTTTTAAAACAGCATAAAAATGTAGTGGTAACCCGTACTTTTTCTAAAATTTATGCGTTAGCAGGTTTGCGTATTGGTTATGCCGTCGCCCATGAAGAGATTATTGCTCAGGTTGAAGACTTTATTTCACTGGATAATACCAATGCAGCCGGTGCAGTTGCGGCACTTGCTTCGCTGGATGATAAGACCTTCCTCACCATCAGTAAGACTTCAGTAGAAACCGCACGTAAAATTGTGACCAATGCGCTGGATGAACTGGGTCTGGAGTATTTACCATCACAGGCTAACTTTATCTTCCACAAAGTACCGGGGGAGGTAAAAACCTATCAGGACAGAATGAAGGAATATCATGTGTTTGTTGGACGAGAATTCCCACCCGCCAAAGGCTGGAATCGACTGACGCTGGGTACGCCAGAAGAGATGACGACGTTTGTTAGCATACTGAAAGAGTTTCGTAGCAAAGGTTGGATCTAA
- the murQ gene encoding N-acetylmuramic acid 6-phosphate etherase produces MNIDLSSMVTESRNMASKDIDQLSTLEMLRVINNEDKKVALAVEQELPHIADAVDIISTAFTQGGRLVYCGAGTSGRLGILDASECPPTYGTKPEQVIGLIAGGHQAIFKAVENAEDSLELGIEDLKAIRFSHNDVLVGIAASGRTPYVIASMEYAKSQGAKVISISCNPDSPIAQQADIAITPVVGGEVVTGSSRMKAGTAQKLVLNMLTTGSMIKIGKVYGNLMVDVEATNAKLVERQKNIVMQATDCSREEAEQALSQCQRHCKTAIVMVLTGMSAEQAKQALSASHGFIRTAIASK; encoded by the coding sequence ATGAATATTGATTTAAGCTCGATGGTCACTGAAAGCCGCAATATGGCAAGCAAAGATATCGACCAGCTATCAACGCTGGAGATGCTGCGGGTGATAAACAACGAGGACAAAAAAGTTGCGTTGGCGGTTGAACAAGAGTTACCGCACATTGCGGATGCAGTAGACATTATTAGTACTGCGTTCACCCAAGGTGGCCGTTTGGTGTATTGCGGGGCGGGGACATCTGGGCGATTGGGTATTTTAGATGCCAGTGAATGCCCACCAACGTATGGTACTAAACCTGAACAGGTTATTGGCTTGATTGCCGGTGGTCATCAGGCAATCTTTAAAGCAGTAGAAAATGCAGAAGATAGTCTGGAGTTAGGTATTGAGGATTTGAAAGCCATTCGTTTCAGTCATAACGATGTGCTGGTTGGCATTGCCGCCAGCGGCAGAACGCCTTATGTGATTGCTTCCATGGAATATGCCAAATCACAGGGCGCTAAAGTTATCAGTATTAGCTGTAACCCAGATAGCCCGATAGCCCAACAGGCTGACATCGCAATTACCCCGGTTGTGGGTGGTGAAGTGGTTACCGGTTCATCACGAATGAAAGCGGGAACCGCTCAAAAGCTGGTGCTGAATATGCTGACTACTGGCTCAATGATAAAAATTGGCAAAGTGTACGGAAACTTAATGGTAGATGTGGAAGCGACCAACGCCAAGCTGGTAGAAAGACAAAAAAATATCGTGATGCAGGCAACGGACTGTAGCCGGGAAGAGGCAGAGCAAGCGTTATCACAGTGTCAACGCCACTGTAAAACAGCCATAGTGATGGTATTAACCGGTATGAGTGCAGAACAGGCCAAACAAGCTTTATCAGCCAGTCATGGATTTATCCGTACAGCAATCGCCTCTAAATAA
- the luxS gene encoding S-ribosylhomocysteine lyase, with the protein MPLLDSFTVDHTRMAAPAVRVAKTMQTPHGDTITVFDLRFCRPNMEILPEKGIHTLEHLFAGFMRDHLNGNGVEIIDISPMGCRTGFYMSLIGQPEEGRVAKAWEAAMADILKVQDQNKIPELNEFQCGTYEMHSLKEAHDIARHIIDSGIRVNHNDELALPADKLSELHL; encoded by the coding sequence ATGCCATTGTTAGATAGTTTTACCGTTGACCATACCCGTATGGCTGCACCCGCGGTTCGGGTTGCAAAAACAATGCAAACGCCTCATGGCGATACCATCACAGTATTTGATTTACGTTTCTGTCGCCCAAATATGGAAATTCTACCTGAGAAGGGCATCCATACATTAGAGCATCTGTTTGCCGGATTCATGCGTGACCATCTGAATGGTAACGGCGTTGAGATTATCGATATTTCTCCAATGGGATGCCGTACTGGATTCTATATGAGCCTGATTGGTCAGCCGGAAGAAGGTAGGGTAGCTAAAGCATGGGAAGCCGCAATGGCTGATATACTTAAGGTGCAGGATCAAAATAAGATCCCTGAACTGAATGAATTCCAGTGTGGCACCTATGAGATGCACTCACTGAAAGAAGCTCATGATATTGCGCGCCACATTATTGACAGCGGTATTCGGGTGAATCACAACGATGAGCTGGCATTACCGGCAGATAAATTATCTGAGTTACATTTGTAA
- the ffh gene encoding signal recognition particle protein: MFENLTDRLSRTLRNISGRGRLTEDNIKDTLREVRMALLEADVALPVVRDFINRVKESAVGQEVNKSLTPGQEFVKIVRNELVAAMGEENNSLNLAAQPPAVILMAGLQGAGKTTSVAKLAKFLKEKQKKKVLVVSADVYRPAAIRQLETLAEAISVDFFPSDAQEKPVDIVNNALKQAKLKFYDVLIVDTAGRLHVDEAMMDEIKQVHAAINPVETLFVVDAMTGQDAANTAKAFNEALPLTGVVLTKVDGDARGGAALSIRHITGKPIKFLGIGEKTEALEPFHPDRVASRILGMGDMLSLIEDLESKVDREQAEKLANKLKKGDGFDLTDFLDQLKQMRNMGGMASMMSKLPGAGQIPDNVKAQMDDKLLVRMEAIINSMTLKERASPEIIKGSRKRRIAAGSGMQVQDVNRLLKQFDDMQRMMKKMKKGGLAKMMRGMKGMMPPGMMR, from the coding sequence ATGTTTGAAAACTTAACCGATAGATTGTCGCGCACGCTGCGCAACATCAGTGGCCGTGGGCGACTGACCGAAGATAATATTAAAGATACATTACGTGAAGTCCGTATGGCGTTGCTGGAAGCCGATGTGGCTTTACCGGTAGTTCGTGATTTTATCAATAGAGTAAAAGAGAGTGCCGTCGGGCAGGAAGTCAATAAGAGCCTGACTCCAGGGCAAGAGTTCGTCAAAATTGTTCGTAATGAACTGGTTGCTGCGATGGGTGAGGAAAATAATAGCCTCAACCTGGCTGCTCAGCCGCCAGCAGTAATTTTAATGGCCGGTTTGCAGGGGGCGGGTAAAACCACCAGCGTTGCCAAACTGGCTAAATTCCTGAAAGAAAAACAGAAGAAAAAGGTATTGGTCGTCTCTGCTGACGTATATCGTCCGGCGGCAATTCGTCAGTTAGAAACGTTGGCGGAAGCCATCAGCGTTGATTTTTTCCCGTCGGATGCTCAGGAAAAACCGGTTGATATTGTTAACAACGCCTTAAAACAAGCCAAGCTCAAGTTCTATGACGTTTTGATTGTCGATACCGCTGGTCGCTTGCACGTTGATGAAGCGATGATGGACGAAATCAAACAGGTTCATGCGGCTATCAATCCGGTAGAAACACTGTTTGTTGTAGATGCTATGACCGGTCAGGATGCGGCTAATACGGCGAAAGCTTTCAATGAAGCACTGCCGTTAACCGGTGTGGTACTGACCAAAGTCGATGGCGATGCCCGTGGAGGTGCCGCGCTTTCTATTCGTCATATTACCGGTAAGCCGATTAAGTTTCTGGGGATTGGTGAGAAGACCGAAGCGTTGGAGCCTTTCCATCCCGATCGTGTAGCATCGCGAATTCTTGGCATGGGTGACATGCTCTCTTTGATCGAAGATCTTGAGAGTAAAGTTGACCGTGAGCAAGCGGAGAAGCTGGCAAATAAACTGAAGAAAGGTGACGGTTTTGACCTGACCGACTTCCTCGATCAGCTTAAACAAATGCGAAACATGGGCGGAATGGCTAGCATGATGAGCAAATTGCCCGGTGCAGGCCAGATTCCGGATAACGTAAAAGCTCAGATGGATGACAAATTGCTGGTGCGCATGGAAGCGATTATTAACTCCATGACGTTAAAAGAACGCGCCAGCCCGGAAATCATCAAAGGTTCACGCAAGCGCCGTATTGCCGCAGGTTCAGGTATGCAGGTACAGGATGTTAACCGCCTGCTGAAGCAGTTCGACGATATGCAGCGCATGATGAAGAAGATGAAGAAAGGTGGATTAGCGAAAATGATGCGCGGAATGAAAGGCATGATGCCGCCGGGTATGATGCGCTAA